The genomic region ATAATCCTTCAAACGACTTTGCGTTAAATAAGGATGGTATTCAACTTGATTGATAACAGGTTTTATTTTAGCTTCACTGAGCAAATGATCTAAATGCTCTACATTGAAGTTACTTACTCCAATATTATCAACAAGACCTTTTTCGTATAACATTTCCATGCCTTTCCATGTCTCGACCATCAATGACTCATCCAATCCAGGCCAGTGCATAAGGTATAAATCCAATCTATCTAAACCTAGACGATTGAGTGAAGCTTTATAAGCCGCTTCAACATTTTCATAGCCATAATCAGTCAACCAAAGCTTAGAAGTGATAAATAAATCATCACGCTGAAGGTTGGTCTCTTCTAAAGCCTCATGTATACCTTGGCCAACCATTTCTTCGTTTTGATAGATCATCGCTGTATCAATACTTCTATATCCATTTTTGATTGCGTGTTTCACTGCACTTTTAGCATCTTCATCATTTTTAACTCGGAATGTCCCAATTCCAACTTTAGGCATTTGATTTCCATTGTAAAAAGTAATATTCATATTTTGACCCCCTATTATTCATCTTTAAACTTCAATTCAAATGGTAAATCAAAACTTATCATATGAAAAATATTTAAACTTAATACTTAAAAAAATACAATTATTACCTGATGCGTACCTATTTCGATTAAAATGATATAGATAAACAGGCTGGGATATATATCGAAGTTTTCTTATCATGAGATGATTCATTCAATATTACGAAAGTGTCCTTTTTTAAAAGTGTTTTAATGTAAAATTACATGTATATCACGTCGTATTGTTGGCGAGACGCCTGAGGGAATAAGATGAGCGTCGAGACCGCGGCTCGATCCATCCCCTAAGAAATGTGAGCCAAACAATACGAATGATTGATAAAAGAAGAGCGTAGAGGTGATTCAATCATGATTCATCTCTACGCTATCATTTTGGGATTGATGTTCCAAACGCTTTTCATTTAGTTAAATGATTCAATTTCGTCCATAATTTGTTGTAATGCATCAACATCGTATTGAATACGACCATGAAAAACAAACTTATTGAAGTACTCATTTAATTGTTCAGGTCCCACAAGCACTTTTGTACTACTATGATTTGCATAATTCGAAATAGTGACATCGCCATCATTTTTAGGATTAAAATACAAAATGGTTGCTGGTGTATATTTTAAGTTTAATTCTCTTTGCAATTTAGTAGCTAAATTTTCAATATATGACAATCGTTCTGTATAATCTTTAATCGATAAACGATGCTGATCTGTGTCATCTTCATCAAGCACTATTGTTTGTGGCACAGTTTTATCAAGGTTTAAAGTTGCAAAAACCTGAGCCATCATTGGATTATCAGAGAATTGTTGTTGACTCACCCCTTGATATACGTGTCCTTTTAATACTTCTGAGTCTATAATATATAGACCTGTACGCGTTAATACTAGATGACTAATACGTGTAATATCTTCTAAATTATTCGCTGGTAAAAATATATTTGCCAAAATATGCATATCCTCTGGACGAATACGCTTTTCGTCCACTAAGCGCTCACGAATGCCTAACAAACGCATATCAGTAACATATTCACTGTGATTTTTAGAGAATAGCTTTAAAGCATCAATTTCTCTATTTTTAGAGGATAACATCGATTCATATTCTTGCTTATGCTTTGTATCAGCTTTTTTCTTTTCGATACGTACTTTTTCCATCGCTTCATGATGCTCAGAATTAAGTTTTTCTTGCTTTGTTTCTAGCTGGTTTGCAAAGTTTTTTTCAGCTTTTTTCTTACTATTCAAAGCAAAAATGAATAATAACAAGAACAACGCTGCAATTACTATTGCTGCAATTAAGCCAACTTCCATTGGACCAAATTGTATCATTTGTCTATTCCCTTCCTTTTAACTACTTATTCTATAATATACTATTATATTAGATAAACGCTGAATAAGCGATAGTTATCCTCACTAAAATTTAAGATTTTATGTTGAGTGCTTCTCTTATCATATCCACTTTGTCAGTACGCTCCCAAGGTACATCAATGTCATTTCGTCCAAAATGTCCATATGCTGCCGTTTGTTTATAAATAGGACGTTGCAAATCAAGCATTTGTATAATACCGGCAGGACGTAGGTCAAAATGTTGACGAACAACTTCAATTAAGTTATCTTCACTCACCGAACTTGTACCAAATGTATCGATAGCTATTGATACTGGCTGAGCAACACCGATTGCATATGCTAATTGAACTTCACATTTATCAGCTACACCTGCAGCGACAATATTTTTAGCTACGTATCTCGCAGCATAAGCACCTGATCGGTCAACTTTAGTAGGATCTTTCCCAGAAAACGCTCCGCCTCCATGACGTGCATAGCCTCCATATGTATCAACAATAATTTTACGTCCAGTTAATCCAGCATCTCCTTGAGGGCCACCGATAACAAAACGTCCTGTTGGATTAATAAAAAATTTAGTTTCATCATCCAATAAACTGTCATCAATAATTGGATAAATAACGTGTTCTTTAATGTCTTTTTGAATATCTTCAAGTTCAATTTCTTCGTGATGTTGGGAAGAGACGACAATTGTATCTATTCGTTTTGGCGCATCTTGTTCATCATATTCGATAGTGACTTGAACTTTGCCATCTGGGCGTAAATAATCTAAAGTGCCATTTTTACGCACTTCTGATAATCGCTTTGCAAGTTTATGTGATAAATCAATTGGTAAAGGCATGAATGTTTCAGTTTCATTCGTTGCGTATCCAAACATTAATCCTTGGTCTCCCGCCCCGATATTCAAAACTTCTTCACTATTTTCATCACGGTACTCTAATGCTCGATCAACACCTTGTGCAATATCAGGAGATTGCTCATCTATCGCAGTTAAGACGGACATCGTCTTAAAGTCATAACCATACTTTGCACGAGTATATCCAATTTCTTTTACAGTCTCACGTACAACTTTGGGTATATCAACATATGTTGAAGTAGAAATCTCACCTGAAATTAATGCCATCCCTGTTGTAACTGTTGTTTCACAAGCTACACGTGCATTTTGATCTCCCTTTAAAATTTCATCTAAAATTGCGTCAGATATTTGGTCTGCAATTTTATCTGGATGACCTTCTGTTACTGATTCTGATGTAAATAAACGTCTGTTATATGTCATAGTATGCTCCTTTTAATTTTATTACGAACATTCTCTGTATCTGAGCTAAATAAAAAAAGCCTTTCACAACTACAATAGATAGAGTGAAGGCTCAAAACGTCCATTCGCTCTTATCGTTCAGACTCTATATGTCTGCAAACGGTTTGGCACCTTTCTTTGTTAAAAGAGGTTGCTGGGTTTCATTGGGTCCATGTCCCTCCACCACTCAGGATAAGAGAATCCGCTTATCTCATATTACAATAAGATGATGAAAGATGTCAATTTGTATATATTTATTTCTCATTAAATTAAATAGTTTTTTATCTGAAAGTCTGCTTTGAAAACAAATATGAATGTACGATAAATTTTTCTATAAACAGTGGGTATTATTAAGTGAATGTGTTATACTCTTAAATTGTAAAGGCTTACATTTAGCGAATATTTTTATGGAGGGATACATCATGTCATTTGATACGAAACAGATGGATGAATTAATCAAAAAGCCTACTTCACATTTTCAACTTACTACTACTGAACTTTATAACAAAATTTTAAAAAGAGAAGAAGCAGAATTAACAGAATTTGGGGCAATTAACGCTAAAACTGGAGAATATACGGGGCGTTCTCCTAAAGACAAATTCATTGTAGATAATCCACAAGTAAAAGATGATATTGAGTGGGGACCAATCAATCAACCTATTTCTGAAGAAAAATTTTTGAATTTGTATGACCAAGCCCTTGATTATTTAAATCAAAAAGATGAACTATTTGTGTTTAATGGTTATGCTGGTAGTGATCAAGATTCTCGTTTGAAACTTACCGTCATTAATGAATTCGCTTGGCATAATCTCTTTGCTCAAAATATGTTTATTCGACCTCATTCAAAAGAAGAAGCATCAAAAATCCGTGCTGACTTTACTATTGTATCTGCACCTACCTTTAAGGCAAATCCAGAAAAAGATGGAACAAGATCTGAAACATTTGTCATTATCTCCTTTAAGCATAAAATTGTTTTAATTGGGGGTACTGAGTATGCGGGCGAAATGAAAAAATCCATTTTCTCAGTTATGAATTATTTATTACCACAACAGGATATTATGAGTATGCATTGTTCTGCAAATGTAGGAAATAAAGGCGACGTCGCTTTGTTTTTCGGCTTATCTGGTACAGGAAAAACAACGCTATCTGCTGATCCGGAGCGTAGATTAATAGGTGATGATGAGCATGGTTGGAATGAAAATGGGGTTTTCAATATTGAAGGTGGTTGTTATGCAAAAGCCATTAACTTGTCTGCGGAAAAAGAACCTCAAATATTTCAAGCCATCCGCTACGGTACTGTTCTTGAAAACTTAGTAGTTGATGAGCATGGTTATGTCGATTTTGACGATAATCACTTTACTGAAAATACGCGTGCAGCTTATCCTATCCATCATATTGATAATGTTGTATTACCATCAAAAGCATCTCATCCAAATACAATTATTTTCTTAACAGCTGACGCATTTGGTGTGTTACCTCCTATTTCAAAATTGACGAAAGATCAAGCTATGTATCACTTTTTAAGTGGATTCACATCGAAACTTGCTGGAACTGAACGCGGTATTACTGAACCTCTACCATCGTTTTCAACGTGCTTTGGTGCTCCTTTCCTTCCATTGAGTGCTAAAGTCTATGCTGATTTATTAGGTAAACTTATAGATGAACATGAAGTTGACGTATACCTTGTCAACACAGGATGGACTGGTGGTAAATACGGAGAAGGTAACCGTATACAATTAAAATATACACGCAAAATGGTAAATGATGCTATTAAAGGCAATCTTAAAGACGTTCCATTCGAGCAAGACGACATATTCGGCCTAAGCATCCCTAAATCTGTTGAAGGTGTGCCAACTACAATCTTGCAACCTATAAATGCTTGGACTGATAAAGAGGCCTATCGCAAACAAGCACTTGATTTAGTCGAGAGATTCCGAGACAACTTCAAAAAGTTCGGTGAAGAAACAGAACACCTCGAAAAAAACGGTGGATTTAAAGGCTAAAAAAGTTCAAATATCATCAAGATATTAAGCTATCCACTGTTATTATGACTATAAAATAAATAGTTAGTAAAAATATAGAATGAGTGTGAGACTTAGCAACTTTTTCTTATTGGAAATTGATAAACTGCTTTTGTTTCACATTCATTCTTTTTTAAATCCGTCGTTTTAAATCCAAGAAAAAACAATCATCTCACTTGTCAATCATGCTAATCTATCTTGTTCAATGTCATTCATCCATTGATGTACTGTATTCAACACCTGCTTCATTGCTTCAGGTCTAGGGACGTGCCCTTCCTCACACTGATACATTGTTTTAAAATAAGCACCGACTTGCTTTAAATGCGCTTCTAAATAGGCAGCTTGTCTAATACTCACTTGCATATCTTTTGCACCATGAATAATCAGTATTGGTGGCGATTGATGATCAATAGATTTTATAGCATTTCGTAATTCATAAGCTTCCTTATCCTTTTTAGGATGGCCGACCATTCGTCTCAACATGCCACGTAAATCCACACGTTCTTCATACATTAAGTGTAAGTCCATAACACCGCCCCAAATCATATAGCTATCTGCCTTTACTTTTTGAAAAGTAAGCAAACCTTGTATCCCTCCACGCGAAAAACCTATTAAATGTAAATATGCAGTTGGGTAAAATGACTTTAAAATCGATACAGCCTCTTCCACATCTTTCAAATCGTCACCTGCAAAAGCATCTCGTCCTTCACTACCATTACTTCCTCTATAATAGGGTGCAAAAACCAATGTGTGTGGTGATATAAATTGCAATAAACGTGCCAATCGTACACGTCCGACATGTCCTTTACCACCTCTCAAATAAACCACAATTCTCGTTATCTTACGACGCTCTTTGGGAATCACAGACAAACCTCTTACTTTGAGTTGATCCACTTGATAAATCCATTCTTCAACGTCATGCATAAGCAATTCAGCAGGCATAGGCTTACTACTGATAAAAGCCAAGCTCAATCATCCTTTCAACACATTTTAAAATCGCCTTGTCATTGAGTAAGTAACTTTTTTGATGATGGGGTATATCATCAATTGAATTAAATAAAATAGGCCCTTTTGTCTCTAAATAGTCTGTTTTACTATCGATCTTATCTACCATTACAACATACACATCTTTAGTAAAAGCACCTTTTTGTGAAAACACTTTATATTGAGCAATATAATAGGCATGATGAAAACGCGCTCCTGTTTCTTCATATAGTTCTCTTTTTAAGGCAGTCTCACTTTTTTCTCCCAACTCACGCTTACCACCCGGAAATTCTATTCCGCGTATTAAATGCTGTGTAAAAAGCAACTGATTTTTGTAAATCGGCAATGCTAATACATGATCTCCATCACGTTCGTCACTGTCATATTTAAAATCTAATGCTACATGTTGTTGATTCACATCTCTAAACTCCACAAACTTTTCCCCCTTCACATCTATGTTACAATAAAACTATTCATTTCAAGGAGGTACATTTTGAAAACAGTCTTAATTGGTCTCATCAGAATATATCAACGCTTCATTTCACCTTTGACCCCGCCTTCGTGTCGATTTTATCCAACTTGCTCAAACTATACATTAGAAGCAATACGTGTACATGGTGCAATCAAAGGCACTTGGTTAGGGGTCAAAAGAATTCTTAAATGTCACCCATTTCATAAAGGTGGGTTTGATCCCGTTCCAATCAAAAAAGAAAACAAAGATTCTTAATCTATTCAACTCTTAATAACCATCGTCACATGAAAATGATTATTACAAGGTTATTGAAGATGCAGTTAACGTTTGAGCATAACACCACAATTCAAAAAAGGTTTTCTATTTTTGATGAATTGTGAAGTTATGCTAAAAACGTTGTATCCAAAACATCAATTATCGCCTTTTCATAACTTTAAGGTGGTCATCAGCTTTAATCGGCTTTTTTGAACGATTGGCGGATGAAAAAGAATGTCCCCCTCTTTCGATAAGTCCGATTCATCTACAACATCCTCTGTAAAATAGTATCCACTTGGAGTAACATCCCCGGAAAAATCACCAAATTGACTTAAATACGCTGTAAAATAACGACTTAATCCCAGTTCGTACATTCCGCCGATAACAATACGAACCTTTTTTTGCTGTAAATATTCAATTAATTGCAATGCTTTGTCAATACCACCTACACGAAATGGTTTAATGACGACCACACCAATATTATAGCGGTGAACTAATTTTAAAATATTTTGATAAGTGGTTGCTTTTTCATCAATAGCAATGGTAGGCAGTTCATTGGATTCTTCAATAATATTTAAATCTAAAAAAGGTTCTTCAATAAATGCCAAATGATATTTTTTTAACCTTTTTAATTGATTGATATCATCTTGATCCAAGCTTTGATTCGCATCAGTCGATATAGGTATATTAGGATACATGCTACTTATCCATTTAACTTGATCAACTATATGTGCATTCCACTTTATCTTAATACGTCCTGCATGTTCTAAATTCAAAATCCTTCTAGATAAATCGCCATTAATCGTTGAAGTCATTTTAACTTGAAATGAACCTAAATTATGAAATGCTTGATACAAAGCCATCACTAGAGTCGCACGTGCAGCAGGTCTAGAATTGAGTGAATCAATGTAATATTGTGCTTCTTCAAATGTATGAAGTTCAACACCTTTATACTTTTCAAACCACTCACAAAGCGTTTGATATACGGTTTTTATTGTTTCATCATGATACCAATCTGTTTCAAAAGCATTGCACTCACCAAACCATTCATTGTTAAATTCATCAATCAAGCCAATAAATAGTGTCTGACGCGACTCTAATTCAATTTTACGAGTTATCATTGGATGTTTAAATTTAGCAGAAAATTGATAAAAACGTAACTCCTTTAATATCATAGCTCATCACCTGATAAAATTTTACGTTTTAATTTACCTGTACTTGTATAAGGGAGCGCTTTGACAAATTTTATCTTAGTCGGCAGTTTATATTTTGCTAAAAATCGGGATAGATAGCCCTCAATATTAAAGTCAGTTTGATTGGCAACTAAATACAACATTGGTCTTTGTCCCCATGTTTCATCATTGATACCTACACACATCGCATCAATAACTTGTGGATGCATTTTGGCTACATTTTCAACCTCATTGGGATATATATTTTCACCACCACTAATAATTAAATCTTTTCGACGATCGTAAATTTTAACATAACCCCATTCATTGATACTTGCGATATCACCCGTATGAAAATAACCCTCTTGATCAAAAACAGATGAATTGGCATCATTTGGATATATATAACCATTCATAATATTTTTGCCTTTAACACACAATTCTCCATGTCCTTTATCATTAACGTTGATTATTTTTAACGATATGTTTTCAGTGGCTTTACCCACAGTATCATGATGTGCCTTTAACATTTCTGGTGTTGCTGTTAAAAACTGAGAGCAGGTTTCAGTCATTCCAAATGAATTGTATATCGGTAGATGATAACTCAAGCCTAACTGAATAAATTCACTACTCAACTTAGCACCACCTAATAGAATTTTTTCAAGATGATACGGTTGATGTAAACCACTTTCAATGAGTTTTTTCAAAGTAATAGGAACCAATGAAACATGACTTATTTTTTGAGTTTGGATCACATCTAAAACTAATGTCGAGTCAAATTTAGGCATGAGATAAATGGTAAAACCAGCTAGAAGACTTCTTAATACAATACTTAAACCTGAGATATGATATAAAGGCAACACGAGTAACCACTTTGTACGGTCGTTAAATCCTAAACTATTTTGACATTCTCTCGCACTTGCTCGATGATTTTCAAATGTTTGAGGAACTGCTTTTTGAATACCTGTCGTCCCAGATGTAAACATAATCGAGGCAACTTGTTGCTCTGAGTGCATCATTTCTATCGGCGCTAGTTCATTTGATTGCAAGCAGTCATAATGAATAACATCAAAAGTATCACTAATTTTTAAATTTTGAGTTGTCACAATCGTATTTACTTGAATTGATTTCATTTGCGTCATTATTTCATTTTGAGTCAATCGATTATTAATAAGTGCAATTTCAATATTATAGAGCCATGCTGCATGAATTAAAATAAGTGACTCAACTGAATTATCAATATATAGACCAAGACGCTTTTGCTTTAATGCTTTTAATGCCGTACCTTTTTGTTGTGCCAATTTCATTAATGCTTTAAAGGTTAAGGATTGCTGCTCTGATTCAATCGCAATCTGATTCGGATTGAGTCGCGCTTTTGTTACGAGCCAGTGTTCCATGTTAGTCCTCCTAAATAGTATCATTACTACTATTATAGTCATTATTTAATATTCTTGCATTTTTTAAATTTACTTCATCAAAATACATAAAAAGAAGATACCTTGGATGTCGTTTATCAATAATCCAAAATACCTTCTTCCTACATTGTCATTTCAAATGAACTTTAAAGCATCTTTACCAATTGTATAGACACTCTTGACACTCTTATTTGATCCATCTGATAAATCCATTACTTTCTCTCTTTCTGCTCTGTCACTGTACCTTTAATTTTTTTATCTTCTGTTTCAAAAACTTTACCTGTAATTATATGCTTAATAGCACAACTTACTACTAGTTTCCTTATATTTAATAGCATAAGGACAAAATCAACTTCTCGTTTTACTTTATTCAGCCCTCGAAACAACATATTCAATTGAACCCCAAAATAGCCCTCATAAATCCAAAAACTGGTTCTACATCAATTTTTCTTTGTTTGTAGATTTTTTGGGTTTCTGGTTTAGAAGACTTTTAATTCATTTAAGCTTTAAAATACGCCCAATTATAATTTTTTATTTGTTTTTGAATTAAATTTCATACACTGAATTCAAAGTGACCAACCAGAACAGTCATCACACTTATATAATATAAAAAGCGTATTAAACAGCAATATCACATTACTTAATGCGTTATCACCTCACCCAACCGACGTTGACAAAGAACCGAATAAATTTATCGTTGATTTCATAATATGGACAGTTTTGTATATTGAAGATGTCACCTTTAAATTTTTTGGTTTTATCTTTAAGGAAAATGCCATATTTTCTTGTTTGATTTCAGATTTAAACTGATCACTAACTAAAGTTAAGATGAAAGGGGTTGTATTATTTTTGAACTTTGTGGTAATAGTAATAAAAAGGTAACAGAGCTACTATCCCAAAGGCAAAGAATAATAGAGCAACTAATAAATTCTTTTCTGTTAGATAA from Staphylococcus felis harbors:
- a CDS encoding aldo/keto reductase; translated protein: MNITFYNGNQMPKVGIGTFRVKNDEDAKSAVKHAIKNGYRSIDTAMIYQNEEMVGQGIHEALEETNLQRDDLFITSKLWLTDYGYENVEAAYKASLNRLGLDRLDLYLMHWPGLDESLMVETWKGMEMLYEKGLVDNIGVSNFNVEHLDHLLSEAKIKPVINQVEYHPYLTQSRLKDYLEAQHIQMESWSPLMNAQILTDTVVNEIAREVNHSPAQVIIRWNIQNGVVTIPKSVTPSRINENINVFDFELTQDQMERLDQLNKDKRIGPNPLEFNGQ
- the menC gene encoding o-succinylbenzoate synthase, which encodes MILKELRFYQFSAKFKHPMITRKIELESRQTLFIGLIDEFNNEWFGECNAFETDWYHDETIKTVYQTLCEWFEKYKGVELHTFEEAQYYIDSLNSRPAARATLVMALYQAFHNLGSFQVKMTSTINGDLSRRILNLEHAGRIKIKWNAHIVDQVKWISSMYPNIPISTDANQSLDQDDINQLKRLKKYHLAFIEEPFLDLNIIEESNELPTIAIDEKATTYQNILKLVHRYNIGVVVIKPFRVGGIDKALQLIEYLQQKKVRIVIGGMYELGLSRYFTAYLSQFGDFSGDVTPSGYYFTEDVVDESDLSKEGDILFHPPIVQKSRLKLMTTLKL
- a CDS encoding nuclease-related domain-containing protein is translated as MIQFGPMEVGLIAAIVIAALFLLLFIFALNSKKKAEKNFANQLETKQEKLNSEHHEAMEKVRIEKKKADTKHKQEYESMLSSKNREIDALKLFSKNHSEYVTDMRLLGIRERLVDEKRIRPEDMHILANIFLPANNLEDITRISHLVLTRTGLYIIDSEVLKGHVYQGVSQQQFSDNPMMAQVFATLNLDKTVPQTIVLDEDDTDQHRLSIKDYTERLSYIENLATKLQRELNLKYTPATILYFNPKNDGDVTISNYANHSSTKVLVGPEQLNEYFNKFVFHGRIQYDVDALQQIMDEIESFN
- the menE gene encoding o-succinylbenzoate--CoA ligase; protein product: MEHWLVTKARLNPNQIAIESEQQSLTFKALMKLAQQKGTALKALKQKRLGLYIDNSVESLILIHAAWLYNIEIALINNRLTQNEIMTQMKSIQVNTIVTTQNLKISDTFDVIHYDCLQSNELAPIEMMHSEQQVASIMFTSGTTGIQKAVPQTFENHRASARECQNSLGFNDRTKWLLVLPLYHISGLSIVLRSLLAGFTIYLMPKFDSTLVLDVIQTQKISHVSLVPITLKKLIESGLHQPYHLEKILLGGAKLSSEFIQLGLSYHLPIYNSFGMTETCSQFLTATPEMLKAHHDTVGKATENISLKIINVNDKGHGELCVKGKNIMNGYIYPNDANSSVFDQEGYFHTGDIASINEWGYVKIYDRRKDLIISGGENIYPNEVENVAKMHPQVIDAMCVGINDETWGQRPMLYLVANQTDFNIEGYLSRFLAKYKLPTKIKFVKALPYTSTGKLKRKILSGDEL
- the pckA gene encoding phosphoenolpyruvate carboxykinase (ATP) → MSFDTKQMDELIKKPTSHFQLTTTELYNKILKREEAELTEFGAINAKTGEYTGRSPKDKFIVDNPQVKDDIEWGPINQPISEEKFLNLYDQALDYLNQKDELFVFNGYAGSDQDSRLKLTVINEFAWHNLFAQNMFIRPHSKEEASKIRADFTIVSAPTFKANPEKDGTRSETFVIISFKHKIVLIGGTEYAGEMKKSIFSVMNYLLPQQDIMSMHCSANVGNKGDVALFFGLSGTGKTTLSADPERRLIGDDEHGWNENGVFNIEGGCYAKAINLSAEKEPQIFQAIRYGTVLENLVVDEHGYVDFDDNHFTENTRAAYPIHHIDNVVLPSKASHPNTIIFLTADAFGVLPPISKLTKDQAMYHFLSGFTSKLAGTERGITEPLPSFSTCFGAPFLPLSAKVYADLLGKLIDEHEVDVYLVNTGWTGGKYGEGNRIQLKYTRKMVNDAIKGNLKDVPFEQDDIFGLSIPKSVEGVPTTILQPINAWTDKEAYRKQALDLVERFRDNFKKFGEETEHLEKNGGFKG
- a CDS encoding alpha/beta hydrolase family protein; amino-acid sequence: MAFISSKPMPAELLMHDVEEWIYQVDQLKVRGLSVIPKERRKITRIVVYLRGGKGHVGRVRLARLLQFISPHTLVFAPYYRGSNGSEGRDAFAGDDLKDVEEAVSILKSFYPTAYLHLIGFSRGGIQGLLTFQKVKADSYMIWGGVMDLHLMYEERVDLRGMLRRMVGHPKKDKEAYELRNAIKSIDHQSPPILIIHGAKDMQVSIRQAAYLEAHLKQVGAYFKTMYQCEEGHVPRPEAMKQVLNTVHQWMNDIEQDRLA
- the ytkD gene encoding RNA deprotection pyrophosphohydrolase; protein product: MEFRDVNQQHVALDFKYDSDERDGDHVLALPIYKNQLLFTQHLIRGIEFPGGKRELGEKSETALKRELYEETGARFHHAYYIAQYKVFSQKGAFTKDVYVVMVDKIDSKTDYLETKGPILFNSIDDIPHHQKSYLLNDKAILKCVERMIELGFYQ
- the metK gene encoding methionine adenosyltransferase, which encodes MTYNRRLFTSESVTEGHPDKIADQISDAILDEILKGDQNARVACETTVTTGMALISGEISTSTYVDIPKVVRETVKEIGYTRAKYGYDFKTMSVLTAIDEQSPDIAQGVDRALEYRDENSEEVLNIGAGDQGLMFGYATNETETFMPLPIDLSHKLAKRLSEVRKNGTLDYLRPDGKVQVTIEYDEQDAPKRIDTIVVSSQHHEEIELEDIQKDIKEHVIYPIIDDSLLDDETKFFINPTGRFVIGGPQGDAGLTGRKIIVDTYGGYARHGGGAFSGKDPTKVDRSGAYAARYVAKNIVAAGVADKCEVQLAYAIGVAQPVSIAIDTFGTSSVSEDNLIEVVRQHFDLRPAGIIQMLDLQRPIYKQTAAYGHFGRNDIDVPWERTDKVDMIREALNIKS
- the yidD gene encoding membrane protein insertion efficiency factor YidD, which codes for MKTVLIGLIRIYQRFISPLTPPSCRFYPTCSNYTLEAIRVHGAIKGTWLGVKRILKCHPFHKGGFDPVPIKKENKDS